The Aequorivita sublithincola DSM 14238 genome window below encodes:
- a CDS encoding fumarylacetoacetate hydrolase family protein has protein sequence MKIICIGRNYTDHISELKSATPTEPVIFLKPDTAILLKKQPFFIPEFSNDVHHEVELLVRITKIGKHIDQKFAHKYYDEIGLGIDFTARDLQTELKAKGLPWEKAKGFDGAAVVGNFIKKEEIVDLNNIIFSLKRNGKTVQESNSMLMIWKIDALVEYISKYFTLKIGDIIFTGTPAGVGKVETNDVLTGYIGETEMFSIKVK, from the coding sequence ATGAAAATAATTTGTATAGGTCGAAATTATACAGACCACATTAGCGAGCTTAAAAGCGCAACCCCAACAGAACCAGTTATCTTCTTAAAACCCGATACGGCAATATTATTAAAGAAACAACCTTTCTTTATACCAGAGTTTTCAAACGACGTGCATCACGAAGTGGAACTTTTGGTTCGCATTACTAAAATTGGAAAACACATAGACCAAAAATTTGCACACAAATATTATGATGAAATTGGTCTAGGAATAGATTTCACAGCAAGAGATCTTCAAACAGAATTGAAAGCAAAAGGCTTGCCTTGGGAAAAAGCAAAGGGCTTTGATGGAGCTGCAGTTGTGGGAAATTTCATCAAAAAAGAAGAAATTGTTGACTTAAATAACATTATTTTTAGCTTAAAACGTAACGGAAAAACAGTGCAAGAGAGCAATTCTATGCTGATGATATGGAAAATCGATGCTTTAGTCGAATATATTTCAAAATATTTCACATTGAAAATTGGCGATATTATCTTTACCGGAACTCCAGCAGGTGTAGGCAAAGTTGAAACCAACGATGTGTTGACTGGATATATTGGTGAAACAGAAATGTTTTCCATAAAAGTGAAATAA
- a CDS encoding 3'-5' exonuclease, protein MELKLKKPICFFDLETTGVNVAKDRIVEIAIQKVFPNGNEESHTWRVNPEMSIPAESSAIHGITDEMVADEPTFKELAAKVYALIKDSDLGGFNSNRFDIPLLAEELLRAEIDFDLKKSLSVDVQTIFHKMEKRTLEAAYKFYCDKDLKDAHSAAADTNATYEVLKAQLDRYSELENDMSFLADFSSHKDHADFAGFVSYNEDGVEVFSFGKYKGQLVTDILDKDSGYLGWLLNADFPLYTKKVLTRIRLQKLNTKQ, encoded by the coding sequence ATGGAGCTCAAATTAAAAAAACCAATCTGCTTTTTCGATCTTGAAACCACAGGTGTTAATGTAGCAAAAGACAGAATTGTTGAAATTGCTATTCAAAAAGTATTTCCAAACGGAAATGAAGAAAGCCACACTTGGCGCGTAAACCCAGAAATGTCCATTCCCGCAGAATCTTCCGCAATTCACGGAATTACTGATGAAATGGTTGCCGATGAACCTACGTTTAAAGAACTAGCCGCAAAAGTATATGCTTTGATTAAAGATAGCGATCTTGGTGGATTCAACTCCAACCGTTTTGATATTCCGCTGCTAGCCGAAGAACTGCTTCGTGCTGAAATTGATTTCGATTTAAAAAAATCACTTTCGGTAGATGTGCAGACTATATTCCACAAAATGGAAAAACGAACTTTAGAAGCAGCATATAAATTTTACTGTGATAAAGATTTAAAAGACGCACATAGTGCAGCAGCAGATACAAATGCTACTTATGAAGTTTTAAAAGCACAACTAGATAGATATAGTGAACTGGAGAACGACATGAGTTTTTTAGCAGATTTCAGCTCTCATAAAGATCATGCCGACTTTGCTGGATTTGTCAGTTATAACGAAGATGGTGTTGAGGTTTTCTCCTTCGGAAAATATAAGGGACAATTAGTTACAGATATTTTAGACAAAGATTCTGGGTATTTAGGCTGGTTGTTAAATGCAGATTTTCCGCTTTATACCAAAAAAGTCCTAACTCGTATTAGGCTTCAAAAGTTGAACACAAAACAATAA
- a CDS encoding Hpt domain-containing protein, whose protein sequence is MAIYYSLENLREIAEGDEDFLKELANAFLEEIPIDLGSITEAIHNDNRELAYQFAHKMKPNIEMFGIDGLKEITIIEEWSKTSKNKATVLPNLENVLVTLNHVFDELREDFQL, encoded by the coding sequence ATGGCTATTTATTATTCTTTGGAAAATCTAAGAGAAATTGCAGAAGGCGATGAAGATTTTCTTAAGGAATTGGCAAACGCTTTTTTGGAGGAAATCCCTATAGATTTGGGCTCCATAACAGAAGCCATTCATAACGACAATCGTGAACTGGCTTATCAATTTGCGCATAAAATGAAACCCAATATAGAAATGTTTGGTATAGACGGGCTAAAGGAAATTACTATTATTGAGGAGTGGTCTAAAACATCTAAAAATAAAGCCACAGTTCTTCCAAATCTTGAAAATGTTCTCGTAACTTTGAACCACGTGTTTGATGAATTAAGAGAAGACTTCCAATTATAG